One Paraburkholderia sp. IMGN_8 DNA window includes the following coding sequences:
- a CDS encoding phosphatase PAP2 family protein, which yields MPSSKQYRFGLLVNLSFAAFLLGACGGQVSDGNSSAAIVAAVPAPPADPGFVDSAPVQTSVAAFVDNAFSNQRGDARYATMATNAGVRVLNGFRALWQPLTDIVDAGVSAPAVGSFPAVVASTWTGVPTDGTPNGTPLNATVLNANVQYVVTATTQRTAAQAEAAYYDDRRGKGYSVSDGMGPLTNVWRSAAQQTTSITSIPANATTTAYNDTGNNTGVGGTANAQFGSVVDFINAMGTNGSTEPAKRFYKYARPFRWSTSVVVVPTLVPAESTTPSTDGGFPSGHSAEATRDALAMAYALPERYQEMLERGLELGENRILAGMHSPLDVIGGRILAEAVVAANLVDPNNATLKQTAVTQAHSTLYTLTNTNATTFRALAESGTTATDRFADYATNKANFMRRLTFGFTPIAATTTAAVVPKGAEVLLETRLPYLSADQRRVVLKTTALTSGFPVLDDAEGWGRLNLFAAADGYGGFAGNVVVSMDASQGGFNAADTWRNDIAGAGKLTFNGTGSLTLAGSNAYSGGTQVQGGTLVAGSVNAFGSGDVYVGSGTVVANATSRVNIGGRYTQLAGGTLEIDRGAGDQGRMAVSGQTSIVGGTLHVKFAAGYTPKVGDTIALIDCNGLQGRFSTVTVDGFKATALYSASGLQIHLDA from the coding sequence ATGCCCTCATCAAAACAATATCGGTTCGGCCTCCTTGTTAACCTGTCATTCGCTGCCTTTTTGCTCGGCGCGTGCGGTGGCCAGGTCAGTGACGGCAACAGTTCGGCCGCAATAGTCGCCGCGGTGCCGGCGCCGCCGGCCGATCCTGGGTTCGTCGATAGCGCGCCGGTCCAGACTTCGGTCGCCGCGTTCGTCGACAACGCTTTCAGCAATCAGCGAGGCGACGCGCGCTACGCGACGATGGCCACCAACGCGGGCGTGCGCGTGCTCAACGGCTTTCGGGCGCTGTGGCAACCGTTGACCGATATTGTCGACGCCGGCGTCAGCGCGCCGGCCGTGGGCAGTTTTCCGGCTGTGGTGGCGTCGACGTGGACCGGCGTACCGACGGACGGCACGCCCAACGGCACGCCGCTGAACGCCACCGTGCTGAACGCGAATGTTCAATATGTGGTCACGGCGACCACGCAGCGCACGGCCGCGCAGGCCGAGGCCGCGTATTACGACGACCGTCGTGGCAAGGGCTATAGCGTGTCCGACGGCATGGGCCCGCTTACCAACGTGTGGCGCAGCGCCGCGCAGCAGACCACCAGCATCACGAGTATTCCGGCGAACGCCACGACCACCGCGTATAACGACACCGGCAACAACACGGGCGTAGGCGGCACGGCGAACGCGCAGTTCGGCTCGGTGGTCGACTTCATCAACGCGATGGGCACCAACGGATCGACGGAACCGGCGAAACGCTTCTACAAATACGCGCGGCCATTCCGGTGGAGCACCAGCGTGGTCGTCGTGCCGACGCTCGTGCCGGCTGAAAGCACGACGCCGTCAACTGACGGCGGCTTCCCGAGTGGACACTCCGCCGAAGCGACACGTGACGCGCTGGCGATGGCCTACGCGCTGCCTGAACGCTATCAGGAGATGCTGGAGCGCGGTCTCGAGCTTGGCGAAAACCGCATTCTGGCCGGTATGCACTCACCGCTCGACGTGATCGGCGGACGCATCCTGGCTGAAGCAGTGGTCGCCGCGAACCTCGTCGATCCGAACAATGCGACGCTCAAACAGACTGCGGTCACGCAAGCGCATAGCACGCTGTACACGCTGACCAACACGAATGCGACCACCTTCCGCGCGCTGGCTGAATCGGGCACGACGGCTACCGACCGCTTCGCCGATTACGCGACCAACAAGGCGAACTTCATGCGCCGGCTGACCTTCGGCTTCACGCCGATCGCCGCGACCACGACCGCCGCCGTCGTGCCTAAAGGCGCCGAAGTGCTGCTCGAAACGCGCCTTCCGTATCTGAGCGCGGATCAGCGCCGCGTGGTACTGAAGACGACCGCGCTCACCTCGGGCTTCCCGGTCCTCGACGATGCGGAAGGCTGGGGTCGCCTGAACCTGTTCGCCGCGGCCGACGGCTATGGCGGGTTCGCGGGCAACGTGGTGGTGTCGATGGACGCCTCGCAAGGTGGCTTCAATGCCGCCGATACGTGGCGCAACGACATCGCTGGCGCGGGCAAATTGACCTTCAACGGGACGGGTTCGCTCACGCTGGCCGGATCGAACGCGTATAGCGGCGGAACTCAGGTACAGGGTGGAACGCTGGTCGCCGGATCGGTGAACGCGTTTGGTTCAGGTGACGTGTATGTCGGTAGCGGCACGGTGGTCGCGAATGCGACCTCGCGTGTGAATATCGGCGGCAGGTACACGCAGTTGGCAGGCGGCACGCTCGAGATCGATCGCGGTGCAGGCGATCAGGGCCGCATGGCGGTAAGCGGACAGACGTCGATCGTGGGCGGCACGCTGCATGTGAAGTTCGCCGCGGGCTACACGCCCAAGGTGGGCGACACGATTGCGCTGATCGATTGCAACGGCCTGCAGGGACGCTTCTCGACCGTGACGGTCGACGGCTTTAAGGCGACCGCGTTGTATAGCGCGTCAGGCTTGCAGATTCATCTGGATGCCTGA
- a CDS encoding NYN domain-containing protein, producing MASSNETVSMALFCDFENVALGVRDAKYDKFDIKLVLERLLLKGSIVVKKAYCDWDRYKSFKGAMHEANFELIEIPHVRQSGKNSADIRLVVDALDLCYTKSHVNTFVIISGDSDFSPLVSKLRENAKQVIGVGVQQSTSDLLIANCDEFFFYDDLVRESQRAVAKRESSRPQQAAQPTAKRAPDEEKSRSKEDLEKRRTKAIEIAVQTFDALASERGDSGKIWASVLKNAIKRRKPDFNETYYGFRAFGNLLEEAHARGLLEFGRDEKSGAYVYRGTAANVTGESASEQAEQAEPAEQMYEAQVTETAIAESGGKHESRRRGGRGNRKGSRGQQEAIRDEHASVEHSRDTEVEAETDVQAPVVSEPVPEPRKHTWIEPETFAAEPVAVVEEEGREEASSTPARRRKERAPRKTAAKKTKKTAQRTVADIPEIAAPPEAPMQPVQEEAPVAAKKAARKSAPRSRRPRKTVATSDAE from the coding sequence ATGGCGTCATCCAATGAAACCGTCAGCATGGCGCTATTCTGCGACTTCGAAAACGTTGCGCTCGGCGTGCGCGACGCGAAGTACGACAAGTTCGACATCAAGCTGGTGCTCGAGCGTCTGCTGCTCAAGGGCAGCATTGTCGTGAAGAAAGCGTATTGCGACTGGGACCGCTACAAGAGTTTCAAGGGCGCGATGCACGAGGCCAATTTCGAGTTGATCGAAATTCCGCACGTGCGCCAATCGGGCAAGAATTCGGCCGATATCCGGCTCGTGGTCGACGCGCTCGACCTCTGCTACACCAAATCGCACGTCAATACCTTCGTCATCATCAGTGGCGACTCGGACTTTTCGCCACTGGTGTCGAAGCTGCGTGAGAACGCCAAGCAGGTGATCGGCGTCGGCGTTCAGCAATCCACTTCCGACCTGCTGATCGCGAACTGCGACGAGTTTTTCTTTTACGACGACCTCGTGCGCGAAAGTCAGCGCGCGGTGGCCAAACGCGAGTCGTCGCGCCCGCAACAGGCTGCCCAGCCGACGGCCAAACGCGCGCCGGACGAAGAAAAGAGCCGCAGCAAGGAGGACCTCGAAAAGCGCCGCACCAAAGCGATCGAAATCGCCGTGCAAACGTTCGACGCGCTCGCTTCCGAGCGCGGCGACAGCGGCAAGATCTGGGCCTCGGTGCTGAAGAACGCGATCAAGCGCCGCAAGCCGGATTTCAACGAGACGTACTACGGTTTTCGCGCGTTCGGCAATCTGCTCGAAGAGGCTCACGCACGTGGACTGCTCGAATTTGGCCGCGATGAAAAGTCGGGCGCGTATGTTTATCGTGGCACGGCTGCGAACGTGACCGGCGAAAGCGCGAGCGAGCAAGCCGAACAGGCAGAACCGGCGGAACAGATGTATGAAGCGCAGGTGACGGAAACGGCAATCGCCGAGTCGGGCGGTAAACATGAGTCACGCCGTAGAGGAGGACGCGGCAATCGCAAGGGGTCACGTGGCCAGCAGGAAGCCATCCGCGACGAGCACGCATCTGTCGAACACAGCCGCGACACGGAAGTGGAAGCTGAAACAGACGTGCAAGCGCCGGTGGTCAGCGAGCCCGTTCCTGAACCGCGGAAACATACGTGGATAGAACCGGAAACCTTCGCCGCAGAGCCGGTTGCCGTCGTCGAAGAAGAGGGCCGGGAAGAAGCGAGCAGCACGCCAGCCAGGCGCCGTAAGGAACGTGCACCGCGCAAGACAGCCGCGAAGAAAACGAAGAAGACCGCGCAGCGAACGGTCGCTGACATACCGGAGATCGCGGCGCCGCCTGAAGCACCAATGCAGCCTGTGCAGGAAGAAGCGCCCGTAGCGGCAAAAAAGGCCGCACGCAAATCCGCGCCGCGCAGCCGCCGCCCGCGTAAAACGGTGGCGACGAGCGACGCGGAGTAG
- the clpP gene encoding ATP-dependent Clp endopeptidase proteolytic subunit ClpP: MHSSYPSVTGLGLVPTVIEQSGRGERAYDIYSRLLRERIVFLVGPVNEQSASLIVAQLLFLESENPDKDISFYINSPGGSVYDGLAIYDTMQFIKPEVSTLCTGFAASMGTFLLTAGQRGKRYALPNARIMIHQPSGGSQGTAADIEIQAKEVLYQRERLNAMMAERTGRTIEEIERDTDRDNFMSAPSAKAYGLIDDVLETRAALSGAPGRHGW, from the coding sequence ATGCATTCCAGCTATCCATCCGTCACCGGCCTCGGCCTCGTGCCCACCGTGATCGAGCAGTCCGGCCGCGGCGAGCGCGCGTACGACATCTATTCCCGCCTGCTGCGCGAACGCATCGTGTTCCTGGTCGGCCCGGTGAACGAACAGTCGGCCAGTCTGATCGTCGCGCAGTTGCTGTTTCTTGAATCCGAGAATCCCGACAAGGATATTTCTTTTTACATCAATTCGCCCGGCGGCTCGGTGTACGACGGCCTCGCGATCTACGACACGATGCAGTTCATCAAGCCGGAAGTGTCGACTCTGTGCACCGGCTTTGCCGCGAGCATGGGCACTTTCTTGCTGACGGCCGGCCAGCGCGGCAAGCGGTACGCGTTGCCGAACGCGCGCATCATGATTCACCAGCCGTCGGGCGGCAGCCAGGGCACGGCCGCGGACATCGAGATTCAGGCCAAGGAGGTCCTGTATCAGCGAGAGCGGCTGAACGCAATGATGGCCGAGCGCACGGGACGCACGATCGAGGAGATCGAGCGCGACACCGACCGTGACAACTTCATGTCGGCGCCCAGTGCGAAGGCCTATGGATTGATCGACGACGTGCTCGAGACTCGCGCAGCGCTAAGCGGCGCGCCCGGCCGCCACGGCTGGTAG
- a CDS encoding sigma-70 family RNA polymerase sigma factor, protein MTEQGIDKASAFEAVRARLLALAYRMLGSHAEAEDVVQDVWLKWHLADTQEVLTPAAWLTTVTTRAAIDRLRHVQRERASLAAGWLPEPWLDELAPSAEELALRAAEMSYGVMLLLERLKPDERAAFVLHEAFDCDYAEIAKILERTPANCRQIVHRAKARLQRAGAPLERPDPAAHARIVERLRTVLEARDRAGLLHLFSDAPEVVSDAPVCTREPAVSGWVDQVASLAQRASHAEVVSIEGAMCVALLFEGEVVGVIDVSTDGATRIVALRAVTSAARLQSVNRVLGRAAVARLLARIQRTSITMRRDFPVDVDA, encoded by the coding sequence ATGACGGAACAAGGAATCGACAAGGCATCCGCCTTCGAGGCCGTGCGCGCTCGCCTGCTCGCGCTGGCATACCGGATGCTCGGCAGTCACGCCGAAGCGGAAGACGTGGTGCAGGACGTGTGGCTCAAATGGCATCTCGCCGATACGCAAGAGGTGCTGACCCCGGCCGCCTGGCTCACCACGGTCACCACGCGCGCGGCCATCGACCGATTGCGGCATGTGCAGCGCGAACGCGCGTCGCTGGCCGCAGGCTGGCTGCCGGAGCCGTGGCTCGACGAGCTCGCGCCGTCCGCGGAAGAACTGGCGTTGCGCGCGGCGGAGATGTCGTACGGCGTGATGCTGCTGCTCGAACGTCTGAAGCCCGATGAGCGGGCGGCGTTCGTGCTGCACGAAGCCTTCGATTGCGACTACGCGGAGATCGCGAAAATCCTCGAGCGCACGCCGGCCAATTGCAGGCAGATCGTCCATCGGGCCAAGGCGCGTCTGCAGCGCGCGGGCGCGCCGCTGGAACGGCCCGATCCCGCAGCGCATGCCCGAATTGTGGAGCGCTTGCGTACTGTGCTGGAGGCGCGGGATCGGGCCGGCTTGCTGCACCTCTTCAGCGACGCGCCGGAAGTCGTCAGCGATGCGCCGGTGTGTACGCGGGAACCGGCGGTGTCGGGCTGGGTGGACCAGGTGGCATCGCTCGCGCAGCGGGCGAGCCATGCCGAGGTGGTGTCGATCGAAGGGGCAATGTGTGTCGCGCTGCTCTTCGAAGGCGAGGTGGTCGGAGTGATCGACGTGTCGACGGACGGCGCAACCAGGATCGTCGCGTTGCGCGCCGTGACCAGCGCGGCGCGTTTGCAGTCCGTCAATCGCGTGCTGGGCCGCGCAGCTGTCGCGCGCTTGCTCGCACGCATCCAGCGGACCTCAATTACGATGCGCCGCGACTTCCCAGTTGATGTCGACGCATAG
- a CDS encoding EAL domain-containing protein has protein sequence MSMIELDPPGFQPPRPMAGDEGSRRTVLYGGYTVFSVFQPVFSVSHRRAIGYHASLRAHDEHALQVPSHEVFTQAARRGDLLELGRLAESLHLGNFNAFDSHDEWLFLSLHPAALMDTSYGDALLAGLKALGLPPQRVVLEVSEQAGGETTRFADIIDALRKSGFLIALDGFGAKHSNVDRVWNLRPDIVTLDRFILAQASEHSHIERVLPGLVSLLHESGQLVLMGGLTTERDALIALECNVDFVQGAYFAGPSVEPVKPQTAAGLMDALSAALREQVATRGRAQSARLAPYVTALETASAQLVAGESVTQATAPLLKLGETARCFVLDGSGRQIGDNVLPPGRASQRAKRFRPLLHSEGASWERRPYFIQAMRTPGHVHLTPPYLSINEAHLCVTASIAAHTSHGTQVLCVDINWEVAAHRN, from the coding sequence ATGAGCATGATCGAACTCGATCCTCCCGGCTTCCAGCCGCCGCGGCCGATGGCCGGCGACGAAGGCTCCCGGCGCACCGTGCTATACGGCGGCTACACCGTTTTCAGCGTGTTCCAGCCGGTTTTCTCGGTGTCGCACCGGCGCGCGATCGGTTATCACGCTTCGCTGCGCGCACACGACGAACATGCGCTGCAGGTGCCGTCGCACGAAGTTTTCACGCAAGCCGCGCGGCGCGGCGACCTGCTCGAACTCGGGCGGCTCGCCGAATCGCTGCATCTGGGCAACTTCAACGCCTTCGATAGTCACGACGAGTGGCTTTTCCTGAGCCTGCACCCGGCGGCGCTGATGGACACCAGCTACGGCGACGCCTTGCTCGCCGGTCTCAAGGCGCTGGGCCTGCCGCCGCAACGTGTGGTGCTGGAAGTGTCCGAACAGGCCGGCGGCGAAACCACGCGTTTTGCCGACATCATCGACGCGCTGCGCAAATCCGGTTTCCTGATCGCGCTCGACGGTTTCGGCGCGAAGCATTCGAACGTCGATCGCGTGTGGAATCTGCGGCCCGACATCGTCACGCTCGACCGCTTCATCCTCGCGCAAGCCAGCGAACACTCGCATATCGAACGCGTGCTGCCGGGGCTTGTCTCGCTGCTGCACGAATCCGGGCAACTGGTGCTGATGGGTGGCCTAACCACGGAGCGCGACGCGCTGATCGCGCTCGAATGCAACGTCGATTTCGTGCAGGGCGCGTACTTTGCCGGTCCAAGCGTCGAGCCGGTCAAGCCACAGACCGCGGCCGGTCTGATGGACGCGCTCTCCGCGGCGCTGCGCGAACAGGTCGCCACTCGCGGACGCGCGCAATCCGCCCGGCTCGCACCGTACGTCACGGCGCTGGAAACCGCGAGCGCGCAACTGGTGGCCGGCGAATCGGTCACCCAGGCAACGGCGCCGCTGCTCAAGCTCGGCGAGACGGCACGCTGCTTCGTGCTCGACGGATCGGGCCGCCAGATCGGCGACAACGTGTTGCCGCCGGGGCGCGCTTCGCAACGCGCCAAGCGCTTCCGGCCGCTGCTGCATTCCGAAGGCGCGAGCTGGGAGCGCCGTCCGTACTTCATTCAGGCGATGCGCACGCCCGGTCATGTGCATCTCACCCCACCCTATCTGTCGATCAACGAAGCGCACCTGTGCGTGACCGCTTCGATCGCCGCGCATACGTCGCACGGCACCCAGGTGCTATGCGTCGACATCAACTGGGAAGTCGCGGCGCATCGTAATTGA
- the mdtD gene encoding multidrug transporter subunit MdtD, with amino-acid sequence MLWLVATGFFMQTLDSTIVNTALPAMATSLGELPLRMQSVVIAYSLTMAVMIPVSGWLADKFGTRLVFFSAILVFAVGSLLCANAHTLNQLVVFRVVQGVGGAMLLPVGRLAVLRTFPAERYLPALSFVAIPGLIGPLIGPTLGGWLVKIASWHWIFLINVPVGIVGCIATFIFMPDSRNEHTGKFDLKGYLLLIVGMVAISFALDGHTEFGIQHATVLVLLILSLACFVAYGLHAVREPAPIFSLDLFKIHTFSVGLLGNLFARIGSGAMPYLIPLLLQVSLGYSAFEAGMMMLPVAAAGMASKRLVTRLIIKYSYRRVLIVNTVLVGLTMASFALTSAGQPLWLRVVQLAFFGGVNSMQFTAMNTLTLKDLGTGGASSGNSLFSLVQMLSMSLGVTVAGALLATFTGLLPRVTAANSLPAFHATFLCVGIITAGSSWIFAQLAPDIRTPANKTDPSERT; translated from the coding sequence ATGCTGTGGCTCGTCGCCACCGGCTTCTTCATGCAGACGCTCGACTCGACCATCGTCAATACCGCGCTTCCGGCGATGGCGACGAGCCTCGGCGAGTTGCCGTTGCGCATGCAATCGGTGGTGATCGCCTATTCGCTGACAATGGCGGTGATGATCCCGGTGTCCGGCTGGCTCGCCGACAAATTCGGTACGCGGCTCGTGTTCTTTAGCGCGATCCTCGTGTTCGCGGTCGGCTCCTTGCTGTGCGCGAACGCGCACACCTTGAATCAACTGGTGGTCTTCCGCGTCGTGCAGGGCGTGGGCGGGGCAATGCTGCTGCCGGTCGGGCGGCTCGCGGTGCTGCGCACCTTTCCGGCGGAACGCTACCTGCCGGCTCTGTCGTTCGTCGCGATTCCGGGGTTGATCGGGCCGCTGATCGGACCGACGCTCGGCGGCTGGCTCGTGAAGATCGCGTCATGGCACTGGATCTTTCTGATCAACGTGCCGGTGGGCATCGTCGGTTGCATTGCGACGTTCATCTTCATGCCGGATAGCCGCAATGAGCACACCGGCAAGTTCGATTTGAAAGGTTATCTGCTGCTGATCGTCGGCATGGTGGCGATTTCGTTCGCGCTCGACGGCCATACCGAGTTCGGCATCCAGCATGCGACTGTGCTGGTGCTGCTGATCCTGAGCCTCGCGTGCTTTGTCGCCTACGGCTTGCATGCCGTGCGCGAGCCCGCGCCGATTTTCTCGCTCGATCTGTTCAAGATCCATACCTTCAGCGTCGGCCTGCTGGGCAATCTGTTCGCGCGGATCGGCAGCGGCGCGATGCCCTATCTGATCCCTCTGCTATTGCAGGTGAGTCTCGGCTATAGCGCATTCGAAGCCGGCATGATGATGCTGCCGGTGGCGGCGGCAGGCATGGCGTCCAAGCGCCTTGTCACCAGGCTGATCATCAAGTACAGCTATCGACGCGTACTGATCGTCAATACGGTGCTGGTGGGCTTGACCATGGCGAGCTTCGCGCTCACCAGCGCCGGCCAGCCGCTGTGGCTGCGCGTGGTGCAACTGGCATTCTTCGGCGGCGTCAACTCGATGCAGTTCACCGCGATGAACACGCTGACGCTGAAAGACCTCGGCACCGGCGGCGCGAGTAGCGGCAACAGCCTGTTCTCGCTCGTTCAGATGCTGTCGATGAGTCTCGGCGTGACGGTGGCCGGCGCGTTGCTCGCGACCTTCACCGGCCTGTTACCGCGCGTGACGGCGGCCAACTCGCTGCCCGCGTTTCATGCGACCTTCCTGTGTGTCGGCATCATTACGGCAGGCTCGTCATGGATCTTCGCGCAACTGGCGCCGGACATCCGCACGCCCGCCAACAAAACCGATCCTTCGGAGCGGACCTGA
- a CDS encoding PLP-dependent aminotransferase family protein — protein MKFEIELDRDNGVPLTEQIVTGVTTWIRSRIARPGSKLPSIRQFAADYGVSRFPVIEAYDRLVSLGYVDSRHGSGFYVADRLPTGMSCQGTSDPRRAEDESGHILQQFNHPGETLKLGSGFIPEAWCDMDSIAKAIRHVSRTDPASMVDYATPLGNLTLREHLQSRIGQLGIQADASQILITNGASQAFDLLMRYMLKAGDTMFVEDPGYYNLYGLLKLHGVKLIGIPRTRSGPDLDVLQAQLQLHRPKLFFINTVFHNPTGTTIAPPVAFRLLQLAREHGFSIIEDDVYADLQTEVTDRLATLDQLEHVIYVGGLSKTLSSSLRIGCVVASHAIIKDLVDIKMLTSLGGSRFAEAVAVSMLERGAYHKYLERLRRRMRDALGSTIQTLEDAGWELFEKPVGGTFLWARVPHIDDAERLVECGAPLGVTVVPGSYFRPNMEVSPWIRIHVAFGNEPRAQAFFHAAVALPAR, from the coding sequence ATGAAATTCGAAATCGAACTCGATCGCGACAACGGCGTACCGCTCACCGAGCAGATCGTGACGGGCGTCACCACGTGGATCCGCTCGCGCATCGCGCGCCCCGGCTCGAAGCTGCCGTCGATCCGCCAGTTCGCCGCCGATTACGGCGTCAGCCGCTTCCCGGTGATCGAGGCATACGACCGGCTGGTGTCACTTGGCTACGTCGACTCGCGCCACGGCTCGGGCTTCTATGTGGCCGACCGCCTGCCGACGGGCATGAGTTGCCAGGGCACATCGGACCCGCGCCGCGCCGAGGACGAATCCGGGCATATCCTGCAGCAGTTCAATCACCCGGGCGAGACGCTCAAGCTCGGCAGCGGCTTCATCCCCGAGGCGTGGTGCGACATGGACAGCATCGCGAAGGCGATCCGCCACGTGTCGCGCACCGACCCCGCGAGCATGGTCGATTACGCGACGCCGCTCGGAAATCTGACGCTGCGCGAGCATCTGCAAAGCCGCATCGGTCAATTGGGAATTCAGGCTGACGCGTCGCAGATTCTGATCACCAACGGCGCGAGCCAGGCGTTCGACCTGCTGATGCGCTACATGCTGAAAGCCGGCGACACGATGTTCGTCGAAGACCCCGGCTACTACAACCTGTACGGCCTGCTGAAGCTGCACGGCGTGAAGCTGATCGGCATTCCGCGCACGCGCAGCGGCCCCGATCTCGACGTGCTGCAAGCGCAGTTGCAGTTGCATCGGCCGAAGCTGTTCTTCATCAACACCGTGTTTCATAATCCGACCGGCACCACGATCGCGCCGCCCGTTGCGTTCCGGCTGCTGCAACTGGCGCGCGAACACGGCTTTTCGATCATCGAAGACGACGTCTACGCCGATCTCCAGACCGAAGTCACCGACCGGCTCGCGACACTCGATCAGCTCGAACACGTGATCTACGTGGGCGGCCTGTCGAAGACGCTGTCGTCGTCGCTGCGGATCGGCTGTGTGGTGGCGAGTCACGCGATCATCAAGGATCTGGTCGACATCAAGATGCTGACGAGCCTCGGCGGCTCGCGTTTTGCCGAAGCGGTTGCCGTGTCGATGCTGGAGCGCGGCGCGTACCACAAATATCTGGAGCGGTTGCGCCGGCGCATGCGCGACGCGCTCGGCTCGACCATTCAGACACTCGAAGACGCCGGCTGGGAGCTGTTCGAAAAACCGGTGGGCGGCACGTTCCTATGGGCACGCGTGCCGCATATCGACGATGCCGAGCGGCTGGTGGAATGCGGCGCGCCGCTGGGTGTGACCGTGGTGCCCGGCAGCTATTTCCGGCCCAACATGGAAGTGAGTCCGTGGATCAGGATTCACGTGGCGTTCGGCAACGAGCCGCGCGCGCAGGCGTTTTTCCACGCCGCTGTTGCGTTGCCTGCGCGCTGA
- a CDS encoding DUF2917 domain-containing protein — MREVRIFELEHGEPAAAWRVAHPSLFKVISGEIWLTVEGDAEDYWLAAGESFELPRGAVAWVSSGQAGARFALATGSEQSAAMPARTLPMLNWLPRWLGVA; from the coding sequence ATGCGTGAAGTCCGTATTTTCGAGCTGGAACATGGCGAGCCCGCGGCGGCCTGGCGTGTCGCGCATCCGTCGCTCTTCAAGGTGATCTCGGGCGAAATCTGGCTGACCGTCGAAGGCGACGCTGAGGATTACTGGCTGGCCGCCGGCGAATCGTTCGAGTTGCCGCGCGGCGCAGTGGCGTGGGTCAGCTCGGGCCAGGCGGGCGCGCGCTTCGCGCTGGCTACCGGCTCGGAGCAGTCCGCCGCGATGCCCGCGCGCACTTTGCCGATGTTGAACTGGCTGCCGCGCTGGTTGGGCGTGGCTTGA
- a CDS encoding citrate/2-methylcitrate synthase yields MPTSNSLTATQAAAALGISVPTLYAYVSRGMLRSAPDAQGKHRLYDAAEVRRLAKRKEDGKRAGKVAQKVLDWGVPVLESSITLVADGRLLYRGHDAMELARTASLEDIAALLWECGARRITDAPPVPLATAQWAAWLKLWSDSTPLDRALVLLPAAAAQMPRVWALGRDAQLDTACAVMRLLAAAMISAAPSNEPLHRQLASAWNVRNRRQSGLLRATLVACADHELNASTFTVRCITSTGTHLFGAVAGGLAALAGPRHGGETVRIAALLDEASRAPDLDRYLANRLARHEHGAHGPVLSGFGHPLYPEGDPRARLLLDMLADCAPARSPLGEVHALTRTVRDTTGAEPTVDFALAAIERVLGLPAGAAFTLFAVGRVVGWIAHAMEQTRDGRLIRPRARYVGEYMAAD; encoded by the coding sequence ATGCCAACTTCGAATTCCCTCACTGCTACCCAAGCTGCCGCCGCGCTCGGCATCAGCGTGCCGACGCTCTATGCCTATGTGAGCCGCGGCATGCTTCGTTCGGCGCCGGACGCTCAGGGCAAGCACCGGCTCTACGATGCCGCCGAAGTACGGCGCCTCGCCAAACGCAAGGAAGACGGCAAGCGCGCCGGCAAGGTCGCGCAGAAGGTGCTGGACTGGGGCGTGCCGGTGCTCGAATCGTCGATCACGCTGGTGGCCGACGGCCGCTTGCTGTATCGCGGACACGACGCGATGGAACTGGCGCGCACGGCATCGCTGGAGGATATCGCCGCGTTGTTGTGGGAGTGCGGCGCAAGGCGCATTACCGACGCGCCGCCGGTACCGCTCGCCACCGCGCAATGGGCCGCGTGGCTCAAGCTCTGGAGCGACAGCACACCGCTCGATCGCGCGCTCGTGCTGCTGCCGGCCGCCGCGGCGCAAATGCCGCGCGTCTGGGCGCTCGGCCGCGATGCCCAACTCGATACCGCCTGCGCCGTGATGCGGCTGCTGGCCGCCGCGATGATCTCGGCTGCGCCGTCGAACGAACCGCTTCATCGGCAACTGGCTTCGGCGTGGAATGTGCGCAACCGGCGACAGAGCGGACTGTTGCGCGCGACTTTAGTAGCCTGCGCGGATCATGAATTGAATGCGTCGACTTTCACAGTTCGCTGCATCACGTCGACGGGCACGCATCTGTTCGGCGCCGTCGCCGGCGGGCTGGCCGCGTTGGCCGGGCCGCGCCACGGCGGTGAGACCGTGCGCATCGCGGCGCTGCTGGATGAAGCATCGCGCGCGCCCGATCTCGACCGTTATCTGGCGAACCGGCTTGCGCGCCACGAACACGGCGCACATGGGCCGGTGCTGTCGGGCTTCGGCCATCCGTTGTATCCGGAAGGCGATCCGCGAGCACGTCTGCTGCTGGACATGCTAGCCGACTGTGCGCCGGCCCGTTCGCCGCTCGGCGAAGTGCATGCGCTCACGCGCACGGTGCGCGACACGACCGGCGCGGAACCGACCGTCGACTTCGCGCTCGCCGCCATCGAACGGGTGCTCGGCCTGCCGGCCGGCGCCGCGTTCACGCTGTTCGCGGTCGGCCGGGTGGTCGGCTGGATCGCGCACGCGATGGAACAGACCCGCGACGGCCGGCTGATCCGGCCACGCGCACGCTACGTCGGAGAATATATGGCGGCAGATTGA